A stretch of Oryza brachyantha chromosome 4, ObraRS2, whole genome shotgun sequence DNA encodes these proteins:
- the LOC102699953 gene encoding 40S ribosomal protein S11 produces the protein MAEQTEKAFLKQPKVFLSSKKSGKGKKPGKGGNRFWKSIGLGFKTPREAIEGTYIDKKCPFTGTVSIRGRIIAGTCHSAKMNRTIIVRRNYLHFVKKYQRYEKRHSNIPAHISPCFRVKEGDHVIIGQCRPLSKTVRFNVLKVIPAGSTGGSGGKKAFTAA, from the exons ATGGCTGAGCAG ACCGAGAAGGCTTTCCTGAAGCAGCCCAAGGTTTTCCTAAG CTCAAAGAAGTCTGGCAAGGGTAAGAAGCCAGGCAAGGGTGGCAACCGCTTCTGGAAGAGCATTGGCCTTGGCTTCAAGACCCCCAGGGAAGCGATTGAAG GGACATACATTGACAAGAAGTGCCCATTCACTGGAACTGTTTCTATCAGAGGCAGAATCATTGCTGGAACATGCCACAGTGCCAAGATGAACCGGACTATCATTGTTCGCAGGAACTACCTCCACTTTGTCAAGAAATACCAGAG GTATGAGAAGAGGCATTCCAACATTCCTGCTCACATTTCCCCATGCTTCCGTGTCAAGGAAGGCGACCACGTCATCATTGGCCAGTGCAG GCCGTTGTCGAAAACCGTGAGGTTCAACGTCCTGAAAGTCATCCCGGCTGGATCTACTGGCGGCAGCGGTGGGAAGAAGGCCTTCACTGCAGCCTGA
- the LOC102699397 gene encoding uncharacterized protein LOC102699397 — translation MAFLLPKLTTPTCKSPPSPLKSQLGLPGGGGGGGKLHGVGSAQAMAPSHLNLLLLLGASQQETARAAAAAASSSVPTSKATDTKSRSKNGGRNGGDPQRSDFYLNLGTAVRTLRDDLPAVFVREPNYDIYREDITFVDPLNTFHGIDNYKTIFWALRFHGRLLFREIGLDITRIWQLTENSIVVRWELWGTPRVPWESYGCFSGTSRYKVDRNGKIYEHKVDNLALDFPRPVAKVGSIADIVVATYPPSPNLTFWDMVGSTGDGCSWTKLYQAVVETVEWEGDNPAGIAIEGLLTCS, via the exons ATGGCTTTCCTCCTCCCCAAGCTCACCACGCCGACCTGCAAGTCGCCGCCGAGCCCGCTCAAGTCGCAACTCGGCctgccgggcggcggcggcggaggcgggaaGCTCCACGGCGTCGGCTCGGCGCAGGCCATGGCCCCGAGCCACCTCaacctccttctcctcctcggcgcGTCGCAGCAAGAAACCgcccgcgcggcggccgccgccgcctcctcctccgtcccgACGTCCAAGGCGACGGACACCAAGAGCCGGAGCAAGAACGGCGGCCGGAACGGCGGGGACCCGCAAAGGTCGGATTTTTACCTCAACCTTGGGACGGCGGTGCGCACGCTGCGCGACGATCTGCCGGCCGTGTTCGTCCGGGAACCCAACTATGATATCTACCG TGAAGATATCACATTTGTCGATCCACTGAACACTTTCCATGGAATCGACAACTACAAGACAATCTTCTGGGCTCTCAGATTCCATGGACGTCTACTATTCCGTGAGATTGGGCTGGACATAACGCGAATTTGGCAACTGACAGAGAACTCGATAGTTGTCCGGTGGGAGCTGTGGGGAACCCCGCGTGTCCCGTGGGAATCGTATGGCTGCTTCAGTGGCACCTCAAGATACAAGGTTGACAGGAATGGGAAGATATACGAGCACAAAGTCGATAATTTGGCACTGGACTTTCCCCGGCCAGTAGCCAAAGTGGGCAGCATTGCTGACATAGTAGTTGCCACATACCCACCGAGCCCCAATCTGACATTCTGGGATATGGTTGGGAGTACTGGCGATGGGTGCTCATGGACAAAGCTCTACCAAGCAGTGGTGGAAACCGTGGAGTGGGAAGGCGACAATCCTGCTGGCATTGCCATTGAAGGTCTGCTTACTTGTTCATAG
- the LOC121054278 gene encoding uncharacterized protein LOC121054278, translating into MGLSIPQRVQRASESLSNLALLSFHKILVAGYCYHLRQQKMESARTSPALKTEPVSGGFSVEPVSPRASSGTNRSGFGDSYACDLSAFHQIFPCGHEGLPKKSQFICRDARTEAGKRSEGEHPGKGKEERLPKAACMNARKGQA; encoded by the exons ATGGGATTGTCCATTCCTCAAAGAGTTCAGCGTGCATCTGAGTCGCTGTCAAATTTGGCTTTGCTTAGCTTTCACAAG ATACTAGTAGCAGGCTATTGTTATCACCTGAGGCAACAGAAGATGGAGAGTGCTCGTACATCGCCGGCGTTAAAGACCGAGCCCGTGTCAGGTGGCTTCAGCGTGGAGCCGGTCTCTCCACGGGCTTCCTCGGGGACAAATCGCAGTGGCTTCGGGGACAGCTACGCTTGTGACTT GAGCGCCTTCCATCAAATATTTCCATGTGGGCATGAAGGATTACCCAAAAAATCCCAATTTATCTGCAG GGATGCAAGAACAGAGGCAGGGAAAAGATCAGAAGGAGAGCACCCagggaaaggaaaggaagaaAGGTTACCAAAAGCAGCATGCATGAATGCAAGAAAAGGGCAGGCATGA
- the LOC102700232 gene encoding methyl-CpG-binding domain-containing protein 13-like isoform X1, whose translation MDSNEDSHRVTRSGIVRATPAVSIDGKVEPAGEGLPPGWLKAYRPRKSQSGSKIKGDTFYIDPTNMYEFRSLKDVHRYLESGDVSNCVMIPNKKIKDLHTARNQSHHTQRPSDQSQLDVGKGSAQSNLPITGDENTHSDALVNANGSDNSEDMSSSEPRGVSKGKLTGLKLQKERVPNQPVEHESSTREEADMEQKPKEKKQKTKPVKQIATPLRASPRLAALKINQEANNVPKDEPPSMHADTANQLQPKCSERQKAKANSSVLPEKKDASHTSNASGNVKNKYPSATEQIQGSSVYPQQVGTADAMPGSAISSLLRSIWSDPCLKFAFKTLTGDIPVLDFIPSQDLNKGSTPNCSSSAYDVSRNHAQVDHVGRPMPRPSDKFYSSGWFPPQ comes from the exons ATGGATTCCAACGAGGACTCCCATCGTGTAACACGAAGTGGGATTGTTAGGGCAACACCTGCTGTCTCG ATCGATGGTAAGGTTGAACCTGCTGGAGAGGGATTACCTCCTGGGTGGTTGAAAGCATACAGACCTCGGAAGAGCCAATCGGGGTCTAAAATCAAGGGTGATACA TTCTATATTGATCCAACAAATATGTATGAATTTCGTTCTTTAAAGGATGTTCACCGATATCTTGAATCTGGAGATGTTAGTAATTGTGTAATGATTCCAAATAAGAAGATCAAAGATCTGCACACTGCAAGAAACCAATCTCATCAT ACACAGAGACCATCTGATCAAAGCCAACTGGATGTTGGTAAGGGGTCTGCTCAATCTAATTTACCAATAACAGGAGATGAAAATACTCACAGTGATGCTCTGGTAAATGCAAATGGTTCAGATAATTCTGAAGATATGTCATCGTCAGAGCCCAGGGGTGTGTCCAAAGGGAAACTTACAGGGTTGAAGCTTCAGAAGGAAAGGGTTCCAAATCAACCCGTAGAGCATGAATCTTCTACGAGAGAAGAAGCAGATATGGAGCAGAAGCCcaaggaaaagaaacaaaaaactaaaccTGTCAAACAGATTGCTACACCTCTTCGTGCGTCACCTCGTTTAGCTGCTTTGAAGATTAACCAAGAAGCAAATAATGTGCCCAAAGATGAACCTcccagcatgcatgcagacaCTGCTAATCAGCTACAACCAAAGTGCTCCGAAAGACAGAAAGCAAAGGCTAATTCCTCTGTACTTCCTGAGAAGAAAGATGCATCACATACTTCAAATGCTTCTGGAAATGTGAAAAACAAGTATCCTTCGGCTACCGAGCAAATACAAGGATCATCTGTTTATCCACAACAGGTTGGAACAGCTGATGCTATGCCTGGGTCTGCTATTTCATCATTGTTGAGGAGTATCTGGTCAGATCCATGCCTTAAGTTTGCATTCAAGACTCTTACAGGTGACATCCCTGTTCTAGACTTCATCCCATCACAGGACTTGAACAAAGGATCGACACCCAATTGTTCCTCGTCTGCTTATGATGTTAGTAGGAACCATGCGCAAGTCGATCATGTCGGCCGGCCAATGCCAAGGCCATCAGATAAGTTCTACAGCAGTGGCTGGTTTCCTCCCCAGTGA
- the LOC102722953 gene encoding polygalacturonase QRT3-like: MEAAARGRGGGVLVALAALLLLALASGASAWAHGHGHGHGGVGAGLVPGAGAGERRYVDLAMRRMESVRSSFGARRDLATSTASSRVYRVTDYGADPTGGADATAAINRAIADAFRRPSNATLTGGIPDLGGAEIHLDGGSYLLKGPLTLPASGGGNVKIHSGSLRAADDFPTDRYLIELSAKAAGGGSPSLSYYYEYVTLRDLMLDCSYRGGGVSVVDSLRVGVDNCYVVHFATDGVAVSGGHETFVRNTFLGQHMTAGGDSGEREFTGTGIRLDGNDNSVSDVVVFSAGTGIMVTGGANAISGVHCYNKAAGFGGTGIYLKVPGLTQTWITNCYMDFTGIVAEDPVLLHVSSSFFLGDANVVLKAVNGVARGVQIVGNLFNGRDKGVDIVQLDGKFATVEQVYVQQNAATGMTVRSTSARGTAEGNGSSWTVDFSPVLLFPDRIGHVQYSLVAGDAFPGHALRNISGNQVVIATDAAVSATVHVLVDQNSN, encoded by the exons ATGGAGGCTGCTgcaagaggaagaggaggtggtGTGCTGGTGGCTCTTGCCGCTCTGCTGCTACTTGCATTggcgagcggcgcgagcgCGTGGGCTCatggccacggccacggccacggcggcgtggGTGCCGGCTTggtccccggcgccggcgccggcgagcggcggtaCGTGGATCTCGCGatgaggaggatggagagcgTCAGATCTTCCTTCGGCGCGAGGAGGGATTTAGCAACG TCCACGGCGAGCTCGCGGGTGTACCGCGTGACGGACTACGGCGCCGATCcgaccggcggcgcggacgcgacggcggcgatcaACAGGGCCATCGCCGACGCGTTCCGGCGGCCGTCCAACGCCACGCTGACCGGCGGCATCCCcgacctcggcggcgccgagaTCCACCTCGACGGCGGCTCCTACCTCCTCAAGGGCCCCCTCACCCTCcccgcctccggcggcggcaacgtcAAG ATTCACAGCGGGTCGCTGCGGGCGGCGGATGACTTCCCGACCGACCGGTACCTGATCGAGCTGTCGGCgaaggcggccggcggcggctcgccgtcgctgagctACTACTACGAGTACGTGACGCTGCGCGACCTGATGCTGGACTGCAGctaccgcggcggcggcgtgtcgGTGGTGGACTCGCTGCGGGTCGGCGTGGACAACTGCTACGTCGTCCACTTCGCGACGGACGGCGTCGCGGTGAGCGGCGGCCACGAGACGTTCGTCCGGAACACGTTCCTGGGCCAGCACAtgaccgccggcggcgactccGGCGAGAGGGAGTTCACGGGGACGGGCATCCGGCTCGACGGCAACGACAACTCGGTGTCCGACGTGGTGGTGTTCTCGGCCGGGACCGGGATCAtggtcaccggcggcgccaaCGCCATCTCCGGCGTGCACTGCTACAACAAGGCCGCCGGCTTCGGCGGCACGGGCATCTACCTCAAGGTGCCCGGGCTGACGCAGACGTGGATCACCAACTGCTACATGGACTTCACCGGCATCGTCGCCGAGGACCCCGTGCTGCTCCACGTCTCGAGCTCCTTCTTCCTCGGCGACGCCAACGTCGTGCTCAAGGCCGTCAACGGCGTGGCGAGGGGGGTCCAGATCGTCGGCAACCTGTTCAACGGGAGGGACAAGGGCGTCGACATCGTGCAACTCGACGGCAAGTTCGCGACGGTGGAGCAGGTCTACGTGCAGCAGAACGCGGCGACGGGGATGACGGTGCGCTCGACGTcggcgcgcggcacggcggagGGCAACGGCAGCTCGTGGACGGTGGACTTCTCGCCGGTGCTGCTGTTCCCGGACCGGATCGGCCACGTGCAGTACTCGctggtcgccggcgacgccttCCCGGGGCACGCGCTCCGCAACATCTCCGGCAACCAGGTGGTCAtcgccaccgacgccgccgtgtCCGCCACCGTCCACGTGCTCGTCGACCAGAACAGCAACTGa
- the LOC102700232 gene encoding methyl-CpG-binding domain-containing protein 13-like isoform X2, with amino-acid sequence MDSNEDSHRVTRSGIVRATPAVSIDGKVEPAGEGLPPGWLKAYRPRKSQSGSKIKGDTFYIDPTNMYEFRSLKDVHRYLESGDVSNCVMIPNKKIKDLHTARNQSHHTQRPSDQSQLDVDNSEDMSSSEPRGVSKGKLTGLKLQKERVPNQPVEHESSTREEADMEQKPKEKKQKTKPVKQIATPLRASPRLAALKINQEANNVPKDEPPSMHADTANQLQPKCSERQKAKANSSVLPEKKDASHTSNASGNVKNKYPSATEQIQGSSVYPQQVGTADAMPGSAISSLLRSIWSDPCLKFAFKTLTGDIPVLDFIPSQDLNKGSTPNCSSSAYDVSRNHAQVDHVGRPMPRPSDKFYSSGWFPPQ; translated from the exons ATGGATTCCAACGAGGACTCCCATCGTGTAACACGAAGTGGGATTGTTAGGGCAACACCTGCTGTCTCG ATCGATGGTAAGGTTGAACCTGCTGGAGAGGGATTACCTCCTGGGTGGTTGAAAGCATACAGACCTCGGAAGAGCCAATCGGGGTCTAAAATCAAGGGTGATACA TTCTATATTGATCCAACAAATATGTATGAATTTCGTTCTTTAAAGGATGTTCACCGATATCTTGAATCTGGAGATGTTAGTAATTGTGTAATGATTCCAAATAAGAAGATCAAAGATCTGCACACTGCAAGAAACCAATCTCATCAT ACACAGAGACCATCTGATCAAAGCCAACTGGATGTTG ATAATTCTGAAGATATGTCATCGTCAGAGCCCAGGGGTGTGTCCAAAGGGAAACTTACAGGGTTGAAGCTTCAGAAGGAAAGGGTTCCAAATCAACCCGTAGAGCATGAATCTTCTACGAGAGAAGAAGCAGATATGGAGCAGAAGCCcaaggaaaagaaacaaaaaactaaaccTGTCAAACAGATTGCTACACCTCTTCGTGCGTCACCTCGTTTAGCTGCTTTGAAGATTAACCAAGAAGCAAATAATGTGCCCAAAGATGAACCTcccagcatgcatgcagacaCTGCTAATCAGCTACAACCAAAGTGCTCCGAAAGACAGAAAGCAAAGGCTAATTCCTCTGTACTTCCTGAGAAGAAAGATGCATCACATACTTCAAATGCTTCTGGAAATGTGAAAAACAAGTATCCTTCGGCTACCGAGCAAATACAAGGATCATCTGTTTATCCACAACAGGTTGGAACAGCTGATGCTATGCCTGGGTCTGCTATTTCATCATTGTTGAGGAGTATCTGGTCAGATCCATGCCTTAAGTTTGCATTCAAGACTCTTACAGGTGACATCCCTGTTCTAGACTTCATCCCATCACAGGACTTGAACAAAGGATCGACACCCAATTGTTCCTCGTCTGCTTATGATGTTAGTAGGAACCATGCGCAAGTCGATCATGTCGGCCGGCCAATGCCAAGGCCATCAGATAAGTTCTACAGCAGTGGCTGGTTTCCTCCCCAGTGA
- the LOC102714456 gene encoding UDP-N-acetylglucosamine diphosphorylase 2-like → MKEIVVGSVAPAPAGRWGSAPPQALLERMKDYGQEGAFALWDELSPEDRELLVRDIESLDLSRIDRIIRRSLGSQGFTLPAVEPVPESSVSKVEERSQEDKERWWKKGLKAISEGKLAVVLLAGGQGTRLGSSDPKGCFSIGLPSGKSLFQLQAERILCVQKLAAQSSDSPNNIVPIHWYIMTSPFTDGITRKFFESRKYFGLEADQVTFFQQGTLPCVSADGRFIMDTPYKVAKAPDGNGGVYAALKSKRLLEDMSARGVKYVDCYGVDNALVRVADPTFVGYFIDKAVYSAAKVVRKAYPQENVGVFVRRGRGGPLSVVEYSEMDAAMTTEINQSTGRLRYCWSNICLHMFTLDFLNQVANSLEKDSIYHLAEKKIPSIHGYTMGLKLEQFIFDAFTYSPSTALFEVLREEEFAPVKNANGANYDTPDSAKLMLLRLHSRWVVAAGGFLTHSVPLYMTGVEVSPLSSYAGENLEAICRGRTFHAPSEISF, encoded by the exons ATGAAGGAGATAGTGGTTGGgtcggtggcgccggcgccggcgggcaggtgggggtcggcgccgccgcaggcgttgctggagaggatgaaggacTACGGGCAGGAGGGCGCCTTCGCGCTCTGGGACGAGCTCTCGCCCGAGGACCGGGAGCTGCTCGTCCGTGACATCGAG AGCCTGGATCTTTCAAGGATTGATCGGATCATCCGGCGCTCCCTGGGATCACAAG GCTTCACTCTGCCCGCCGTTGAGCCGGTGCCGGAGTCCAGTGTGTCCAAGGTGGAGGAGAGGTCTCAGGAGGACAAAGAACGGTGGTGGAAGAAGGGGCTGAAGGCCATCTCGGAGGGGAAGCTAGCCGTTGTTCTTTTAGCTGGTGGTCAG GGAACTCGTCTTGGTAGCTCTGATCCTAAAGGGTGCTTCA GTATTGGGCTTCCATCTGGAAAGTCGCTTTTCCAACTCCAAGCTGAACGGATTTTATGTGTTCAAAAACTTGCTGCTCAGTCCAGTGATA GTCCAAATAACATTGTACCCATCCATTGGTATATAATGACTAGTCCCTTCACTGATGGCATCACTCGCAAATTCTTCGAAAGCCGTAAATATTTTGGCTTAGAGGCGGACCAA GTGACATTTTTCCAACAAGGCACCCTTCCATGTGTTTCTGCTGATGGCAGATTTATTATGGACACACCATACAAG GTAGCGAAGGCTCCTGATGGCAATGGTGGAGTCTATGCTG CTCTGAAGTCCAAAAGGTTGCTGGAAGACATGTCTGCACGGGGTGTAAAGTATGTAGATTGCTATGGAGTTGACAATGCATTG GTCCGCGTTGCGGATCCAACATTCGTAGGGTACTTCATAGACAAAGCTGTATATTCTGCTGCAAAGGTTGTCAGGAAG GCTTACCCTCAAGAGAATGTTGGAGTATTTGTTCGACGAGGACGTGGTGGACCTCTCTCTGTGGTTGAGTACAGTGAAATGGATGCGGCTATGACAACTGAAATTAATCAGTCAACAGGACGCCTTCGTTATTGTTGGAGCAAT ATTTGCTTGCATATGTTCACTTTGGATTTTCTGAATCAAGTAGCAAACAGCCTTGAGAAGGACAGCAT TTATCATCTTGCTGAGAAGAAGATCCCTTCCATCCATGGGTACACAATGGGCCTGAAGCTAGAACAGTTTATATTCGATGCATTCACTTACTCCCCATCCACAGCACTTTTTGAG GTTTTGCGGGAAGAGGAATTTGCACCCGTAAAGAATGCGAATGGTGCAAATTATGATACCCCTGATAGCGCAAAACTGATGCTGCTTCGTCTCCATAGTAGATGGGTAGTCGCTGCTGGTGGCTTCTTAACCCATTCTGTGCCCTTGTATATGACTG GTGTGGAAGTTTCTCCACTCAGCTCCTATGCTGGAGAAAACTTGGAAGCCATCTGCCGTGGGAGGACATTCCATGCACCAAGTGAGATTTCCTTCTAG
- the LOC102699679 gene encoding CCR4-NOT transcription complex subunit 9-like yields MANLQPSIAIPPSYAGASPPSPSPIGGGGGGVGAGVGQPSKDRKMASAEQLVLDLCDPELRENALLELSKKRDIFQDLAPLLWHSFGTVGALLQEIVSIYPALSPPTLSPVASNRICNALALLQCVASHPETRILFLNAHIPLYLYPFLNTTSKTRPFEYLRLTSLGVIGALVKVDDTEVISFLLQTEIIPLCLRTMEMGSELSKTVATFIVQKILLDDVGLRYICATAERFFAVGSVLANMVVSLAEQPSTRLLKHIIRCYLRLSDNPRACAALQSCLPDMLKDGTFNNCLRDDPTTRRWLQQLLLNVTGGSMGGAPQPGLDHMMGI; encoded by the exons ATGGCGAATCTGCAGCCTTCGATTGCAATACCCCCCTCCTACGCCGGGGCAtcgccgccttcgccttctccgatcggcggcggcggcggcggcgtgggtgcCGGTGTGGGACAGCCATCCAAGGACAGGAAGATGGCGTCGGCGGAACAGCTTGTGCTCGACCTCTGCGACCCCGAGCTTCGCGAGAACGCCCTCCTCGAGCTCTCGAAG AAAAGAGATATATTTCAAGATCTGGCCCCGCTTCTTTGGCACTCTTTTGGAACAGTTGGCGCACTTCTTCAG GAGATTGTGTCAATTTACCCTGCACTTTCACCCCCAACATTGTCACCAGTTGCGTCGAACCGAATCTGCAATGCACTTGCGCTTCTGCAG TGTGTCGCATCTCACCCTGAGACGAGGATCCTTTTCTTAAATG cTCACATTCCACTGTACCTGTACCCATTCTTGAATACTACCAGCAAGACAAGACCTTTTGAATACCTGCGACTCACTAGCTTGGGTGTCATCGGTGCACTTGTTAAG GTTGATGATACTGAAGTTATCAGTTTTCTGTTGCAAACTGAAATAATTCCTCTGTGCTTGCGTACTATGGAGATGGGAAGCGAGCTGTCAAAAACT gTGGCCACCTTCATTGTTCAGAAGATTCTGCTTGATGATGTTGGACTGCGCTACATTTGTGCCACTGCTGAGCGTTTCTTTGCTGTAGGCAGTGTTTTAGCTAACATGGTGGTTTCACTTGCTGAGCAGCCTTCAACAAGGCTGCTGAAGCACATTATCCGATGTTACCTTAGGCTGTCAGACAATCCCAG GGCATGTGCTGCCCTACAAAGTTGCCTCCCTGACATGCTGAAGGATGGGACATTCAATAACTGTCTTAGG GATGATCCTACAACAAGGCGCTGGCTCCAGCAATTGCTGCTTAACGTGACAGGCGGAAGCATGGGAGGAGCTCCTCAGCCAGGTCTGGATCACATGATGGGGATATAG